tttaaattacacacaatttaaataaaaaatttaattacccTATTTGTTTAGCGATGGTGACCAACCAGCTGATCTTTTCAAAGATAAGGTTTTGTTAAAATCTTCATCTTCATCAGAttctaaatttgtaattaattttattaaattaataaagtatttaagtagataaaaattaataattaagataagatgaatacaatttttatacttataaaaataaaaaatactcttTACCTGGATATTCAGGACAATCAGAACAggaatgaatttttttctttgcaagtagttatctttttaatttgttaacatCACCAGATAAATCACTTATTATAGTTGCTTTGTCTGCAAATGCTCTTGACAATATCAGAGATTCTAAAAtagacattaaattaaaagagaactatttaactaaaattgttcatCTTAACTATTTAGTTTaccaatatagttttttaaaactcttgctttgaaataattaaaatctattacatATGGGATAGTTATTcgttcaattaattttgttgcAGACAATTGGTTATGAGGCCACACACATGTACCATTTGTCTTAACCCAATAGGTTGGTCTTCACCGGGTATTTGGAATCAACGATATTGATATGATTAAAGAATCGACCGtactagaaataaaatacctacactACACGACattggatttttataaatggaaATTTAAATGGGACAAGAAGAGTCAACGAACAAATAAATGACTCGAAAAGGAATCATCATCAATTATCGTTGGAATATGGTGATGTTGAATATGAAGAGGTGagcataatattgtagtaactAAAATTTGACTACACATACGTAAAAGGCGAgtggaaaaaaacaaaaataacatggAGTATATACCGCACATCATTATCGTCAACATCGAAGATTTTAGCTACCTGAGGTTATATCAGATATGTGATGAAGAAAACCTATCGTTctgtatatttcatattggtttaaattccaaaaaataaacgtatttcaaagttttcgcaataaaaaaatgatttattaataattcgtgaatatatgtaatttaattctatGAATGGTGTGCCAACTTCGCACGGCACGGTGTATAACCGGCTGAAGCCCGATTCACACTGATACGACACGACATAGCACGACgcgaaaaaatattgtatccatattattgaaaacggTAATTCACACTGATCCGGCAAGGTCCGTAACAACACCGCACGACACGACATTCGAGCAAAGAATGTTTTATCGGTCTGTCGGTCCCTGTCGGAATCAATTTAgttgaaatatacatatttttatgtactcataattattattttataactcttataatattatttattaataattgagtatgtaataatttgttgagAAGTTTCAGAGTGCATTGCGCACAAACTCGTCGAACGcttgatttatatacataaagattatattatattatacaataataatattataattattatagacgtAGTACATGGATACAGTCTTTATATTAGATTCgactataaaatatggtttatatatataaattatggaatgatagtataattaataatatgttgtttatgTTACTCAAAATAGATACTAATCATagtatgtacaaaaatattcccatttttaaataaaccaaataacTACGGATCATATAAActgattactaataatattatttattcattgtgATTTGTGTGCATTTGTAGTGTTAACTGTCAAGACGAATGACGTCtgcaacattttatttattaaaatttactattcaattacatttacttttattttaatacaatttttataactaaaatatttattaaatttgaaaaatttgaaaaatgaatacgGAAATGTTAATTGAATTAGTCAGAGAGCGACCTTGTTTATATGATATGAGTATCAAAAAATACAGCGATCATGCATATAAAGAAACCATTTGGAGAGAAATCGCTGCTATATTAAAACAACCTGGTATGTAAACACTTTATTACAAACAATCTATAATTCTTTTCAATGTGGAATATGGctatttttttagtactacttttaagttaaataagtgACGATATCACtttttttcagaatataaaacaattaaggcataatttttttataagcatttaaaattcaaatgttgacaatatttataaaatttaaaattattttgtagttaaaaatttatagctaaggattgaaaatttaaaacaaggtTCCACGTaaataggttataatatattaataactttattgataataatatcataaaatgtactGAGTAATATCATAGGTAGGCTGACTGACCATcttcgctcagaatcgtttttcttataaaattatattgtatcattggattaaaattaaacacaatcCATTGCAGTGACTCACTTGTAACCTACTGTACAGCAGAGCGACACCCACTTGTTCaccttttttaattagattatgTTTCTTTAGTACAAGATTGCAAAAAAACATGGACAAACTTGCGAGACTCATTTAGAAGAGCTCAAAAAAATGCGGTGACCAAATCAGGACAAAAgtctaaacttttaaaaaaatggaagTTTGAAGAAGAGTTGCAGTTTTTAAAAGCGCATATGAAAGAAAGAGAATCCATGAGTAACATCGAATCAGTGAGTGATGACGATGAAGAACTGTTTGAAGGGGATAATGAAATATGTCTACCCGAAAAGAACACTGAACTTGATACTGATCCTTCCTGcaatgatacttattttaataatttaagtccaTGCACGTTAACACCATCACCAAAAGAATTTCGCCAACCAATTatggccaaaaaaaaaaagcaaggTATCAATTTCTCCTTCAGAAACGGCATCTTCATCTTTAATGAAGTATAtattagagaaaaaaaatgagcCAAGTGCTattgatcaattttttttgagcATGTGTTCTACCGTCAAGCAATTTTCGCCATATCATCAGCATCTGGCCAAAACAAAAGTTTTTGCCATCGTTTCAGAGATGGAATTAGAAAACTTGGGAAGTGTACAACAGCAACTATTTCATCCGCGCTCACAATCTATATCAAACTTTGATGTACAACCTCAGGTGCAAGCAGTAGCTCCTCAGATACCTCCAGGTCAAAGTCAACATCATTTTCAGTCACaattcaacaatttatatCCACTTCAACAACATTCTGAAGATAGTCAAGAGGCACAAAACTTAACATCTTCAGCAACCAGTTATTTCCAACAGTTTCGAGCAGATACAGACAGAATATAATTCAACAAAAcaagtttgtttatttaaagtaatgtaatgtatttgtaaacatctaatttaaatttaacagaatattgtttttattttatcaaaaagttttgtttttttattttatgaaaaagaaattcgatttatattttacacatttttagaaataacgcatttgaaattaattgtatacattaaaatgaataaatcaatacattgtttttaaaaaaggcgtttctgaattatttttatctattccCAAGGAAGTTTTCTTGCTGGTGAACACagaaaatttttgaatttatcacGATTTTCAAAAGCTTCTTTTTGGGCACTTCCCCCATGTCGATGTAATCGTGTAATATGTCCAGGTAAAGACAAACCTGATGACATTTCTTTACTATAAACCTCGGTGGCacctgttttaataaaattgtgtagtATACAAGTTGTCATCACTATGGTATCAGCATTTCGTGGTAATGCATTCAGTCTTCTACAATAAATTCGAAACTTTGCTGTAAGTTGACCAAAAGTGTTCTCAACAACTTTACGTGCTCTTGAAAGACGgtcattaaagttttttttcttctggTCTTCATACATTTGCGGTCCTGGGTAAGGTCttagcaaatattttttgagcgGAAAAGCCTCGTCTCCTATTATAACTAGGGGCAATTTTTCATTAGCATCTGGAAGGTATTGGTCATtcggaatatttaatttatttttttttaaagcttttcctaaatttgaattcgagAGAATTCCTCCGTCACTATTTTTTCCGTATGCTCCTATATCGACggctaaaaatttatattgagcATCCACAAGAGCAAGTAATACTATCGAGAAGgtttttttgtagttaaagTAGAGTGATCCACTATAAGAAGGTGCCTCGATAACCACATGTTTTCCGTCCAATGCGTCTATGCAATTGGGGAAATTCCAAATATCCCAAAATTCTTTAGCGATTCGCTTCCAATCTTCTTCACTGGGAATTGAAAGATACTCTTCctttaatttaaagattattgCACTGCATACTTCCAATACAATTGACTGCACTGTTGAATGCCCCAATCTAAAACTGAAAGCAATCGATTGGTAAGAATCACCTGTTcttaaaaacctaaaaaaatacataatataatatgtaattaatacatttatataaattataatatttattataatacatttataaatatgtatgtattttagattgtttatttttgtgataaaaatattaaattcacttACCTCAAGCAAACagctaatttttgttttggagATATTGCTTCTCGAAAGTGTGTATTTTGTTTGGAAATATTACtctcaatttttaaaagtagaatattaaattggtaCTTTGACattcgaaaatatttaaaaaatttgtctTCATAGTCTTCCAACTCTTTACACAAAGTTGCATATTCTCCTTctacttttctttttttttaaatgtcgtgAACCCATATAGATCGTTTTTTGACTACCGCACGGTCAATATTTTCCTCTTCTTCGGCGTCGAGCAATAACGCCAAATcttcaaagtttaaattttgaaacatGTTGGGAACAATTTCCGACCGTTTGACACAAAAATTGGAATCAACTGAGTGCGTGTCTGTCGTTATTTGTCGGTCGTGTGTGAATTGAACATGATTTTTGTCTGTCGTATCGTGTCGTGTCGTGTCGTACCAGTGTGAATCGGGCTTGATgcgttgtataaataattcttacaTTTCATTgttgtaaacaatatacatatattacataaatatttttttatatttaataaacattacactattctgattcaataatatatcattaaaaaaaaaattctaacataataatttgaattaactcaaattaaaaacttaactgTCCTGTCAGCTACCTTAGTCATTCACCGGGTATTTGGAATCAACGATATTGATATGATTAAAGAATCGACCGtactagaaataaaatacctacactACACGACattggatttttataaatggaaATTTAAATGGGACAAGAAGAGTCAACGAACAAATAAATGACTCGAAAAGGAATCATCATCAATTATCGTTGGAATATGGCGATGTTGAATATGAAGAGGTGagcataatattgtagtaactAAAATTTGACTACACATTCGTAAAAGGCGAgtggaaaaaaacaaaaataacatggAGTATATACCGCACATCATTATCGTCAACATCGAAGATTTTAGCTACCTGAGGTTATATCAGATTTGAATGGTGTGCCAACTTTGCACAGCACGGTGTATAATCGGCTGATgcgttgtataaataattcttacaTTTCTTTgttgtaaacaatatacatatattacataaatatttttttttatttaataaacattatactattctgactcaataatatatcatttaaaaaaaaaattttaacataataatttgaattaactcaaattaaaaacttaactgTCCTGTCAGCCTTAAATACTTgacattttcaccaaatatttttattagtttcagCGATTATACGAACGTTATCGGAATTGCGGTGTATTGTGATCTATTAGGCTGGGGTCAGTGCCGGATCTAAGACATTTGACGCCCGGggctaataaaaatgtagcgCCCTTACATAGTATTAGCTACGGGGGTCAGGGTTTGCGGGTTGTcaacacaaaacaaaatttttaagcAGGTACAAatcaaaagtatatttttatattacaaatattttttatttaaatcgttgtcttaacatatattatattatagatcatagtcaatattatatttaaaaaccattaaaaaatataaaaacaaaaacataaataaaaatctcttgattacttaaattaggtaaaaaaattatactctgaaaattcaaaaattaacttttctaGCTTTTTTTGCAGCGAAATCATTAATTACGTCTTCATAATTGATTTGTcttgcaattttattttctatggaTAAAATAGATAAGTGATTAAGTCTAGCTTGCTCCGTAGTAGAtcttaaatatgttttcattaatttcaatttactaAAGGTTCGTTCACACGAAGCTGAAGTAACTGACATTGTAAGATATATTTGGTAAGCAACGGATATATTTGGATATGCACtttgaagtttatttttataaataaaattcaacatttcaaaaaatgttgctCTTTTTAAATCGTCATCTATGTTGTAAACATGGTCTTTAAAGCTCTCTAGTTCTGAaatgaattcaattttgttgaggtcgttttcatatttattgcattaatCGACTCCTGCTCTTTTCAAGTTTTCCATAGGGTACCtcattttcactaaatatgTTCTTTGTGTATCTGTAATATTTAAAGGCCATGTACCAAGATcagtaaaatgtatgtttatggTGTCTACTTTATTGCAATTAGTTCTGTTCCCTTCCATAGCTGAATAATAGTCCTCATCACTAGTCGATACcgtttttgtttcaaataatttattatgtgcaATCTCTGTAGAAATaactttatgtttatttttttcttcgggTATGATAATTGTATGTGATATTGATGAATTTGTATCAGAATTTGAAGGAACCACTTCTATAAATTAAAGGTAAATTAAGAAAGGTATTTTGTGATGGCCTTAGATTAGTTTTTACGCTTTAAGCTTATATTAGCTGATATAacttaactatacattttataattaaaattagtaaaatcaaaaatacctacttaaatctaaaatatgaatgatttatatgaaatttaaaaataaaacaaataattatttaatattctatactaaattgtataaatttctttactaaacaacataaatttatttatttattgttgcaacaaaataaaaattcaattttattaagatgttttaaatatctcaACCttgattaaattcattatataaattaactataggtaaatatataatttattttaacaggtTTAAAAATTGCTTACCGTTGGTTTCTGTTTCTGTAATATTCCCATCCGTATCTGAATCGTGGTCCACATCATTAGTTGATAAcgtttttgtttcaaataatttattatgtacaatctCTGTAGAAATAAcgttatgttaattaattttgtttattttaattttatttagatatttaaaacatgttttaaatatctcaACATTCTCAACATTGATTaaacttattacatttaagtatttaactataaatatataatttattttgacagCTATAAAAATTGCTTACCGTTGGTTTCTGTTTTTGAAAAGAAATTTACGATCTTAGGtagtttttgtacatttttttcaagttcCAGTTTTCTTTTTCTATTTTCAGCCCCACTGagctttttttttgaattcatcatattttttttttggtgaagaaatgttaaaataaaaaaaattgtagagtTGAAATGAATCTGACAACAACCTTCGACTATTCGACATGAATAAAtgagcaataataaatattatcgtacATTCCAACAttgtaaatacctattataaaacctATGCATTTATCATCGATCGCCAGTTTGGGTTTTCTCCGAAACTGACTGTTAATAACTAGgcgactataaatataaaatatgtcaacaCCGgaccaaaatataaacaaaagatAAACGTATTcgaatatctaatattatttattctgtttaaatatacagtattataatttatacatattttatgagatatttttagcttatttttttattttttataatcttaagAGCACCCAGATACCAACAGCGCCCGGGGCAAGAATACCCACTTGCCCCCCCCCTAGATCCGGCACTGGCTGGGGTCACACGAGCGTTGAAAGAACGGACGTTGCAACGGACGTTAAGTCTTAACGGACGTCACTACCCTAGTCACATGAACGTAAAACGTCAGTCGACAATTTCACATCTTACAAAATGGACGATTTAGACACCGCAATTTTTGTATACTCAGCTATAAGagtattacgaaaaaaaaaacgcgcgAATCGAAGATGGTGGGTTCATCCAATAAATAGTGAATGATTGTTAAGTGGTACATTTTACAATCTATACAACATGCTAAGAGCTgacaatgaaaaatttttcaattattttcgcATGTCACAAAGTACATTTGACGAGCTATTCAACAAAATTAAGTCTAAAATAATGCGTCAAGATACAGTTATGAGATCTGCGATACCAGCAGAAGAGATGTTGGCCGTTACTTTGAGGTACGtgatatgtacaaaataaataattatatttgcatttttttaaaattatatttaatgaaaaatttaaaaataaaataacaatacacttTTAGTATGCTTATTGGTGATCCTTATTCTTtagcatttaattaataaaaaaattaaaactatatacattatcttatgtatcattttaaatttacatattacttGTAGCCGTGTTTTGTTCATCTGGAGAAAACTGACTAAAATATCCAGTAACGGAGTTGTTAGACGATAATGGTGAAGTTGTGTTAGGTATACTTCCTCGTGACAATTCGTCATAGTTGTACATTGGAGTGTGTTGTATTGTAGACGGGTACATAGGCAtagatgaattataattatgatttaatgaaGATATCGATACACCAGAATTGGGGTCAAAAATTGGACCAGGTGGTtggaaatatagtataaattgtgCGCAGCCGAGGAATGTCGTAGCTGTATTTTGTAAGCATGGGTTGTGTCATTAAGCGACAGTATTTTTGGTTGGGTTATTAAACTAAGAAtactcaacaataatattaatgagataaatatttagataaaaacggAATGATCGTCCGAGATAATTTCATACGGTCGTCGGGGCGGCGGTGCGAAGCGTATCAGTAcgtcatatacataatatcacataataataataatattacgtattataaattataatgttggaCGGTGACAGCTGATGTGGtttcgacgacgacgacgatgataataataataccatacaCGCGCAGTTGCGACTTGCGATTAAAGGTCCAGGTCGTGCGGCGAGCCGGTTTTTCGAGTGGTGGGTGGGTTGAagtggcggtggcggtggcggcCCGCGTTCCCGTGGTGGCTAAGTTGTACACGTATCCAGTGTGCTTTTAgccattgttattaatataataatattgttatgcaaCAAAACAAaggtatatcaatatattcgTTCAATTTCCAAAGTCTTCGGGCTCATTCTAAAGATATCTTGGACATGGTACTAAAA
This genomic stretch from Rhopalosiphum maidis isolate BTI-1 chromosome 3, ASM367621v3, whole genome shotgun sequence harbors:
- the LOC113560005 gene encoding uncharacterized protein LOC113560005; translated protein: MNTEMLIELVRERPCLYDMSIKKYSDHAYKETIWREIAAILKQPVQDCKKTWTNLRDSFRRAQKNAVTKSGQKSKLLKKWKFEEELQFLKAHMKERESMSNIESVSDDDEELFEGDNEICLPEKNTELDTDPSCNDTYFNNLSPCTLTPSPKEFRQPIMAKKKKQGINFSFRNGIFIFNEVYIREKK
- the LOC113560006 gene encoding protein ALP1-like, coding for MMKIRENNRIRTIAFVGLFSIMDQNRSKLKRVRSVWVKEYRRRFGHLPLISELRENYPDVFKNYLRMDSACFDMLLALVGPKICKTDTIMRKCISVEERLTATLRFLRTGDSYQSIAFSFRLGHSTVQSIVLEVCSAIIFKLKEEYLSIPSEEDWKRIAKEFWDIWNFPNCIDALDGKHVVIEAPSYSGSLYFNYKKTFSIVLLALVDAQYKFLAVDIGAYGKNSDGGILSNSNLGKALKKNKLNIPNDQYLPDANEKLPLVIIGDEAFPLKKYLLRPYPGPQMYEDQKKKNFNDRLSRARKVVENTFGQLTAKFRIYCRRLNALPRNADTIVMTTCILHNFIKTGATEVYSKEMSSGLSLPGHITRLHRHGGSAQKEAFENRDKFKNFLCSPARKLPWE
- the LOC113559917 gene encoding uncharacterized protein LOC113559917, whose protein sequence is MMNSKKKLSGAENRKRKLELEKNVQKLPKIVNFFSKTETNEIVHNKLFETKTLSTNDVDHDSDTDGNITETETNEVVPSNSDTNSSISHTIIIPEEKNKHKVISTEIAHNKLFETKTVSTSDEDYYSAMEGNRTNCNKIHKEHI